A section of the Enterococcus montenegrensis genome encodes:
- a CDS encoding zeta toxin family protein, which produces MTEDFSLHYAKKNKKILISSITEGKDIEEEKTAIFMAGSPGAGKTEVAQTLMALNNNLCIIDADKFRALFPGYIGNNSDEFQRGAALLVDAALDLVLKKGYSFILDGTFATAKVNQNIERALKKNYNVLVYYVYQDPFIAWDFTKKREVVEGRFVPKERFINAFFQSRKNLIHVKEEFQERVTINVLVKDFQNTISDFLMDIDNIALTLPINYTKHGLEEELHD; this is translated from the coding sequence ATGACGGAAGATTTTTCTTTGCATTATGCCAAAAAGAACAAGAAAATCTTAATTTCTTCTATTACTGAGGGGAAAGATATAGAAGAGGAAAAGACTGCCATTTTTATGGCGGGAAGTCCTGGAGCTGGAAAAACTGAGGTAGCACAAACTTTGATGGCGTTAAATAATAATCTATGTATAATTGATGCAGATAAGTTTCGGGCTTTATTTCCTGGTTATATTGGAAATAATTCTGATGAGTTTCAAAGAGGCGCGGCTCTTTTGGTAGATGCGGCTCTCGATCTAGTTCTAAAAAAGGGGTATAGTTTTATTCTTGATGGTACTTTTGCGACTGCTAAGGTAAATCAAAACATTGAACGAGCGCTCAAAAAGAATTATAATGTTCTTGTCTATTATGTTTATCAAGATCCGTTTATCGCTTGGGATTTTACCAAAAAACGAGAAGTGGTTGAAGGCCGATTTGTCCCGAAAGAACGTTTTATCAATGCTTTTTTTCAATCACGGAAGAACTTGATACACGTGAAAGAAGAATTTCAAGAACGAGTTACAATCAATGTCTTGGTGAAGGATTTTCAAAATACGATTTCTGATTTTCTAATGGATATTGATAATATTGCGTTGACATTACCGATTAATTACACAAAACACGGATTGGAGGAGGAGTTACATGACTGA
- a CDS encoding GNAT family N-acetyltransferase, which produces MQLKSETSPITIKNITKTELKELWELSYGPKADLTWKNFDGPYFKDPILTWEEYQKGFGKRLITDENAGVIFYGAEMLGVVTAYFEDGSLKRWLEFGIAIYQPKNWNKGVGQVAVTLWINYLFALYPKIERVGYTTWSGNGAMIALGEKLGLKKEAQIRKVRYWQGQYWDSIKYGILRTELQSLEKV; this is translated from the coding sequence TTGCAGCTAAAATCAGAAACATCGCCCATTACAATTAAGAACATAACAAAAACAGAGTTAAAGGAGCTATGGGAGTTAAGCTACGGGCCTAAAGCAGATTTAACCTGGAAAAATTTTGATGGTCCTTATTTTAAAGACCCCATTCTTACCTGGGAAGAATATCAAAAGGGATTTGGCAAACGGCTTATAACAGATGAAAATGCCGGCGTCATTTTTTATGGAGCTGAAATGCTGGGTGTGGTAACGGCCTATTTTGAAGACGGCTCTTTAAAAAGATGGCTGGAATTTGGGATTGCGATTTATCAACCTAAAAACTGGAATAAAGGCGTTGGACAAGTAGCTGTCACTTTATGGATTAACTATTTATTTGCTCTTTATCCTAAAATTGAACGGGTAGGGTATACCACCTGGTCAGGAAATGGTGCCATGATAGCATTAGGTGAAAAGCTGGGGCTGAAAAAAGAAGCGCAAATTCGAAAAGTGCGCTATTGGCAAGGTCAATATTGGGATTCTATTAAATATGGAATTTTAAGAACAGAACTTCAGTCATTGGAAAAGGTTTAA
- a CDS encoding ABC transporter ATP-binding protein, whose protein sequence is MSKPTVKRSTGSNLKRLLTLMFSQYKIQLVFVLIMILLSAYANVKGSLFLQVVIDRYITPLIGQSDPNFSGLLQAIMQMALIYLIGVVASLTYNFMMVKISEGTQKKIRDQMFTHLESLPIRYFDANSDGDIMSHFTNDTDTLRQMISQSIPNLMMAFVTFVSVFIAMFTISLPLTGFVLISVFLMLNVIRFISKKSGRFFGAQQKDLGQVNGYIEEMMHGQKVVKIFNHEKKVMEEFDTLNDQLQESATKANINANTLMPIMMNLLNVQYVLVAIIGGLFAINGISGLTVGMIASFLQLSRSLNGPISQISQQINFVIMALAGAGRIFNLLDEKSEQDDGYVTLVNAKKIDGQLVETEERTGLWAWKHPHSDGSITYTQLTGDVVFEDVDFGYVDNNIVLHDINLYAKPGEKVAFVGATGAGKTTITNLINRFYDIQDGKIRYDGINIKKIKKDSLRRSLGIVLQDTHLFTGTIRENIRFGKLDASDTDVLAAAKLANADSFINHLPDKYDTVITGDGEGLSQGQRQLLAIARAAIADPPVMILDEATSSIDTRTESIVQSGMDKLMHGRTVFVIAHRLSTIQNADVIMVLDHGRIIERGSHEDLLAQKGMYYQLYTGKVELD, encoded by the coding sequence ATGAGTAAACCAACCGTGAAACGGTCAACCGGATCTAATCTGAAACGGTTGTTAACTTTAATGTTTAGCCAGTATAAAATTCAACTGGTTTTCGTTTTGATTATGATTTTACTTAGTGCCTATGCAAACGTTAAGGGCTCTTTGTTCTTACAAGTTGTTATTGACCGATATATTACGCCACTGATTGGGCAGTCTGATCCTAATTTTTCTGGACTGCTTCAAGCCATCATGCAAATGGCACTCATTTACCTGATCGGGGTAGTCGCTTCTTTAACGTATAACTTTATGATGGTCAAAATCAGTGAAGGAACGCAAAAGAAAATCCGCGATCAAATGTTTACCCATTTGGAAAGTTTGCCTATTCGTTATTTTGATGCAAATTCTGACGGCGACATTATGAGTCATTTTACAAATGATACAGATACCTTGCGCCAAATGATCTCTCAAAGTATCCCAAACTTAATGATGGCCTTTGTTACTTTTGTTTCAGTCTTTATCGCGATGTTTACAATAAGTTTGCCATTAACAGGGTTTGTTTTAATTTCTGTCTTTTTGATGTTAAATGTCATTCGCTTTATCTCGAAAAAAAGCGGCCGCTTTTTTGGCGCACAACAAAAAGACTTGGGCCAAGTTAATGGTTATATTGAAGAAATGATGCATGGTCAAAAAGTTGTTAAAATTTTCAATCACGAAAAGAAAGTAATGGAAGAATTTGACACGTTAAATGATCAACTTCAAGAAAGTGCAACTAAGGCGAATATTAATGCCAACACATTAATGCCAATTATGATGAATTTGTTAAATGTACAATACGTTTTAGTTGCGATTATTGGCGGCTTATTTGCTATTAATGGGATTTCAGGATTAACTGTCGGCATGATTGCCTCTTTCTTACAATTGAGTCGTTCTTTAAATGGTCCGATTAGCCAAATCTCACAACAAATCAATTTTGTAATTATGGCCTTAGCTGGTGCTGGTCGAATTTTTAATTTATTAGATGAAAAATCTGAACAAGATGACGGTTACGTTACGCTAGTAAATGCCAAGAAAATTGATGGTCAATTAGTAGAAACTGAAGAAAGAACGGGTCTATGGGCGTGGAAACACCCCCACAGCGATGGAAGTATCACCTACACACAATTAACAGGGGACGTTGTTTTTGAAGATGTTGATTTTGGCTACGTAGATAATAATATCGTTCTCCATGATATCAACCTATATGCTAAACCAGGGGAAAAGGTAGCCTTTGTAGGTGCTACCGGTGCTGGTAAAACCACGATTACGAATCTAATCAATCGTTTTTATGATATTCAAGATGGTAAAATTCGTTACGACGGAATTAACATTAAAAAAATTAAAAAAGATTCTTTACGTCGTTCATTAGGGATTGTATTGCAGGATACTCATTTATTCACCGGCACAATTCGTGAAAATATTCGTTTCGGTAAACTAGATGCCAGTGATACAGACGTCTTAGCTGCAGCCAAATTAGCCAATGCGGATAGCTTCATTAATCATTTGCCTGACAAATATGATACTGTAATTACTGGTGATGGCGAAGGATTATCGCAAGGACAGCGTCAATTACTTGCGATTGCTCGAGCTGCAATTGCTGATCCACCCGTTATGATTTTAGATGAGGCAACTTCTAGTATTGATACGAGAACAGAGAGTATTGTGCAGTCGGGAATGGATAAATTGATGCATGGAAGAACGGTCTTTGTTATTGCACACCGTCTTTCTACCATTCAAAATGCTGATGTAATCATGGTGTTAGACCACGGACGTATTATTGAACGTGGGAGTCACGAAGATTTATTAGCACAAAAAGGCATGTATTACCAACTTTATACCGGAAAAGTTGAATTGGATTAA
- a CDS encoding ABC-F family ATP-binding cassette domain-containing protein yields MLRLENITQQFGDKVLYEDVSVQVNRGEHVGLIGRNGAGKSTLIKIITGEILPDDGHVNFPKNLRLGYLDQYVGVDEHLSIRKFMQTAFKEEFEKEAKIAKLYEDYSESFDDRLLEQAGRLQNELDQGSFYQMDTLIDDLATGLGINVLGMDSLLKNLSGGQRSKIILAKMLLEKPDLLILDEPTNHLDDNHIQWLTQFLQDFDGTFVVVSHDQVFLDAITTHVIDIEFGKLTKYTGNLNRSLKLKELQQETYMRQYEAQQDHIKKTEAYIRKYKAGSRSTMAKSREKQLAKIDRLTPPTDAPKPHVTFTYAPIVTTLALETAELVIGYEKPLLAPIDLTIRAGEKIALRGFNGIGKSTLIKTLLGLIPALSGEFHFPQHTKINYFEQELAWENPLATPLQYLSDKYPTINNKELRRYLSRAGLTSQHVQESLKYLSGGEQTKVKLSEMMLPKSNFLFLDEPTNHIDQASKENLQEALIAFPGTIVVVSHEAEFYEDFVDRIIELEG; encoded by the coding sequence ATGTTACGCTTAGAAAATATTACCCAACAATTTGGCGATAAAGTTTTATATGAAGACGTATCTGTCCAAGTTAATCGCGGCGAACACGTCGGATTAATCGGCCGCAACGGAGCAGGAAAAAGCACCTTAATCAAAATTATCACCGGTGAGATTTTGCCTGATGACGGGCACGTCAATTTTCCTAAAAATTTACGTTTAGGTTATTTAGATCAATATGTTGGTGTAGATGAACACTTAAGTATTCGAAAATTTATGCAGACCGCTTTTAAGGAAGAATTTGAAAAAGAAGCGAAAATAGCAAAACTTTATGAAGACTATAGCGAAAGTTTTGATGACCGCTTATTAGAGCAGGCTGGTCGCTTGCAAAACGAGTTGGATCAAGGTTCTTTTTATCAAATGGATACCTTAATTGATGATTTAGCTACGGGACTGGGAATTAACGTATTGGGAATGGATAGTCTTTTAAAAAATTTGAGTGGTGGACAACGTTCAAAAATTATTTTGGCCAAAATGCTGTTAGAAAAGCCAGACTTGTTAATTTTGGATGAACCGACAAACCATTTAGATGATAATCATATTCAATGGTTGACACAATTTTTACAAGACTTTGATGGCACTTTTGTCGTAGTATCCCATGACCAAGTCTTTTTAGATGCGATTACCACTCATGTTATTGATATTGAATTTGGCAAATTAACCAAATACACTGGAAATCTTAATCGATCATTGAAGCTAAAGGAACTCCAACAAGAAACCTATATGCGCCAATATGAAGCCCAACAAGATCACATCAAAAAAACAGAAGCCTATATTCGCAAATACAAAGCCGGTTCTCGTTCTACAATGGCCAAAAGCCGGGAAAAACAGTTAGCAAAAATTGATCGTCTCACGCCGCCAACAGATGCACCAAAACCTCATGTAACCTTTACCTATGCCCCAATTGTAACAACTTTGGCACTAGAGACAGCAGAACTTGTTATCGGCTATGAAAAACCATTGTTAGCACCAATTGATTTGACGATTCGAGCCGGGGAGAAGATTGCTTTGCGCGGATTCAACGGGATCGGTAAATCAACCCTAATTAAAACACTATTAGGGCTTATTCCAGCCCTCAGTGGCGAATTTCACTTTCCGCAGCATACAAAGATTAATTATTTTGAGCAAGAATTAGCTTGGGAAAATCCACTAGCAACACCTTTACAGTATTTAAGTGACAAATATCCAACAATTAACAACAAAGAATTGCGACGTTACTTATCTCGTGCAGGATTAACCAGCCAACATGTTCAAGAATCATTAAAATACTTAAGCGGTGGCGAACAAACAAAAGTTAAACTATCCGAAATGATGCTGCCAAAAAGCAACTTCTTATTTCTTGATGAACCCACCAATCACATTGATCAGGCTTCAAAAGAAAATCTCCAAGAAGCTTTAATTGCTTTTCCTGGTACGATTGTCGTCGTTTCCCATGAAGCAGAGTTTTATGAAGATTTTGTCGATCGCATAATCGAATTAGAAGGCTAA
- a CDS encoding DUF3781 domain-containing protein encodes MLKKIASNIGYTQLVYDRFNKKLKTNYTSSQIEELVQIILLAADTEITHLGKNYYVWQPARKIQLTINANNYRLITADSAKKIPAQKKAAEKSQWYQRGAKAVHLVYLNREAKELPKLLSGEKTMIIRGAAGRKSPLGGRARAGEDIYFVETNSNLVVNYRAVIKAVIESEQMTPEESASFVEKYANQLQLSTKQEQRWTGKKYLAVYEIANLEKIDSFYYKRKKNMDDWIITEDIATISE; translated from the coding sequence ATGCTAAAAAAAATTGCTAGTAATATTGGATACACACAACTTGTATACGATCGTTTCAACAAAAAACTAAAAACAAATTATACCTCGAGCCAAATTGAGGAACTTGTACAAATTATTTTGCTAGCAGCAGACACCGAAATTACCCATTTAGGGAAAAATTACTATGTCTGGCAACCAGCAAGAAAAATTCAATTAACGATTAATGCCAACAATTATCGCTTAATTACTGCCGATTCCGCTAAAAAAATTCCAGCACAAAAAAAGGCAGCCGAAAAATCACAATGGTATCAAAGAGGCGCTAAAGCAGTGCATCTCGTCTATTTGAATCGTGAGGCAAAGGAACTACCAAAACTCTTATCTGGCGAAAAAACGATGATTATTCGTGGTGCTGCTGGCAGAAAATCGCCTTTAGGGGGTAGAGCAAGAGCGGGGGAGGATATTTATTTTGTCGAAACTAACAGCAATCTAGTGGTAAATTATCGTGCTGTGATTAAAGCTGTGATTGAGTCTGAGCAGATGACTCCAGAAGAATCCGCTTCTTTTGTAGAAAAGTACGCCAATCAACTTCAACTCTCAACAAAACAAGAACAACGCTGGACTGGGAAAAAATATCTAGCGGTTTATGAAATTGCAAATTTAGAAAAAATCGATTCTTTTTACTATAAACGCAAAAAAAATATGGATGACTGGATTATTACGGAAGATATCGCTACGATTTCAGAATGA
- a CDS encoding AAA family ATPase — protein sequence MSKLIILRGNSGSGKTTVAKALQHSFPQGTVMNIGQDEVRRDMLNIKDDTSNLAVLAIETLAIFGCQHYPIVIIEGILSRKKYGHMLDKLQELFDQTHCYYFDLSFETTVSRHQQRIQRFSFSEINMANWWLDKDYLKFENEKMIGPEMSQIEIVKLLRADVWEN from the coding sequence ATGAGTAAACTAATTATTTTACGGGGGAATTCTGGCAGTGGCAAAACTACAGTCGCCAAAGCATTACAACACAGCTTTCCGCAAGGAACTGTCATGAATATTGGACAAGATGAAGTAAGGCGAGATATGTTAAACATCAAAGATGATACTTCTAATTTGGCTGTTTTAGCAATTGAAACCCTCGCAATTTTTGGATGCCAACATTATCCTATCGTAATTATCGAAGGAATTTTAAGTCGAAAGAAATATGGTCACATGCTTGATAAACTGCAGGAACTTTTTGATCAGACACATTGTTACTATTTTGACCTTTCGTTTGAAACAACTGTTTCACGCCACCAACAACGAATACAAAGATTTTCTTTTTCCGAGATCAACATGGCTAACTGGTGGTTAGACAAAGATTATTTGAAATTTGAAAATGAAAAAATGATTGGTCCAGAAATGTCGCAAATTGAAATTGTTAAGCTGTTACGCGCCGATGTTTGGGAAAATTGA
- a CDS encoding TIGR01440 family protein has translation MSQITENELKKQLTAMVESVLATANLQADDIFVLGCSTSEIIGGVIGKNSSAEVGQWVIRTLKEILDPLNIHLAVQGCEHLNRALVVERKVAKANHFEIASVKPSLHAGGACSVAAFDQFTDPVEVEHIVAQAGIDIGDTSIGMHVKHVQVPVRPSSNTLGAAHVTALRTRPKYIGGPRAVYE, from the coding sequence ATGAGCCAAATTACTGAAAATGAGTTAAAAAAACAATTAACTGCGATGGTTGAAAGTGTCTTAGCCACTGCTAATTTACAAGCGGATGATATTTTTGTCTTAGGCTGTTCTACTAGCGAAATTATCGGTGGTGTAATTGGTAAAAATTCTAGTGCTGAAGTTGGCCAATGGGTTATTCGTACACTAAAAGAAATATTAGATCCTTTAAATATCCATTTGGCAGTCCAAGGCTGTGAACATTTAAATCGGGCACTTGTGGTTGAACGCAAGGTAGCAAAAGCGAATCATTTTGAAATTGCTTCTGTTAAGCCGTCATTACATGCCGGGGGTGCATGTTCAGTAGCAGCTTTTGATCAATTTACTGATCCAGTTGAAGTAGAACATATCGTGGCGCAAGCAGGTATTGATATTGGGGACACATCTATTGGGATGCATGTCAAACATGTTCAAGTTCCCGTACGTCCTAGCTCTAATACACTTGGAGCAGCACATGTCACTGCGCTAAGAACCCGACCAAAATATATTGGTGGTCCTCGGGCCGTCTACGAATAA